A genomic segment from Spinacia oleracea cultivar Varoflay chromosome 3, BTI_SOV_V1, whole genome shotgun sequence encodes:
- the LOC110800763 gene encoding protein SOSEKI 2 yields the protein MEVGVGLERVVGRSSTSERFEISPAKLASNLKISRHNRHEQQHQQQQQQQQQQQHHPVNRSLKMFNKVQVVYYLTRNGHLEHPHFIEVPHLATQPLRLKDVVDRLTLLRGKAMPCQYSWSCKRSYKNGYVWNDLTENDVIYATEGSEYVLKGSELVQDRDHYSENRIEEAQIKRRQQRQPCQTKTNQLVINKSIGIHEGQKAVNKYEQTENHNNDDEEEEDEEDEEKGSCNSSNAPYPAMQMEQEESYSLPSTSSTNSDKQPTQVANIPASKEVSRSIEEDGDPVVSTSLARNSTVLLQLIACGGGGTVGPQSKMKIKAKDKNKDKEKANNFNFSMKNTFIPCLKHQLSTRNNAIPQRVKPVERQPPCSNYCKAGDHDHDDRVVVSKEYEDEDMMMVRYMSENPRFGNLQSQDKEYFSGTIVEAMSTHHLHTHSSSSCSSHLHPPVFTKSSSYNEQRSSKAGLQAEAEAASSVVDMDDEKEDAKVKGIIKLCMPRKKSFSSTSTKHS from the exons ATGGAGGTTGGAGTTGGGCTTGAGAGAGTTGTAGGAAGATCATCAACAAGTGAGAGATTTGAAATTAGTCCCGCGAAATTAGCATCAAATCTCAAAATTAGTCGTCATAATAGACATGAACAACAacatcagcagcagcagcagcagcagcagcaacaacaacatcacCCAGTAAACAGGTCATTGAAGATGTTCAACAAGGTTCAAGTTGTGTATTATCTCACTCGAAATGGCCACCTTGAACATCCTCATTTTATCGAGGTTCCCCACTTGGCCACACAACCTCTTCGCCTCAAAG ATGTGGTAGACAGACTAACGTTACTCAGAGGGAAAGCTATGCCTTGTCAATATTCATGGTCATGTAAAAG GAGCTATAAGAATGGATATGTATGGAATGACTTGACGGAGAATGACGTCATTTATGCCACCGAAGGATCCGAATATGTGCTCAAAGGCTCTGAACTCGTACAAGATAGGGATCACTATTCTG AGAATAGAATTGAAGAGGCTCAAATCAAAAGGAGGCAGCAAAGGCAACCCTGTCAAACTAAAACAAATCAACTGGTGATAAACAAATCAATTGGCATACATGAAGGACAAAAAGCTGTTAACAAGTATGAACAAACTGAGAATCACAACAAcgatgatgaagaagaagaagatgaagaagacgaAGAAAAGGGAAGCTGCAATAGTTCAAATGCGCCATACCCAGCAATGCAAATGGAGCAAGAAGAGTCCTACTCCCTCCCTTCCACCTCTTCCACAAACTCAGACAAACAGCCAACACAAGTGGCAAATATACCTGCCTCCAAAGAAGTTTCTAGAAGTATTGAGGAGGATGGGGACCCAGTTGTTTCCACAAGCTTAGCTCGCAACAGCACAGTCCTCCTCCAACTGATTGCATGTGGAGGAGGTGGGACTGTTGGTCCCCAGAGTAAGATGAAAATCAAGGCCAAAGACAAAAACAAAGACAAAGAAAAAGCTAATAACTTCAACTTCAGCATGAAGAATACTTTTATCCCATGCTTGAAACACCAACTGAGTACAAGAAATAATGCGATTCCTCAACGTGTTAAACCAGTAGAACGACAACCACCCTGCAGCAACTACTGCAAGGCAGGGGATCATGATCATGATGATCGAGTAGTAGTGAGTAAGGAATATGAAGATGAAGATATGATGATGGTAAGGTACATGTCTGAGAATCCTCGGTTTGGTAATTTGCAATCACAAGATAAGGAATACTTCAGTGGAACTATAGTTGAGGCTATGAGTACTCATCATCTGCACACTCATTCCTCATCCTCCTGCAGTAGTCATCTTCACCCTCCTGTGTTTACCAAGTCTTCCTCCTATAATGAGCAAAG GAGCTCCAAGGCTGGGCTACAAGCAGAAGCAGAAGCAGCATCAAGTGTAGTGGACATGGATGATGAGAAAGAAGACGCCAAAGTGAAAGGGATTATCAAGTTATGTATGCCTCGAAAGAAAAGCTTTTCTTCCACTTCCACCAAACATAGCTAA